A portion of the Acidisarcina polymorpha genome contains these proteins:
- a CDS encoding Ada metal-binding domain-containing protein — protein MKPGVGVYCRPSCAARAARLENIPFHASCAGPFSKIGCYPAGL, from the coding sequence ATCAAACCAGGTGTCGGGGTCTATTGCAGACCCTCCTGCGCGGCGCGGGCGGCACGTCTAGAAAACATTCCGTTCCACGCGAGTTGCGCCGGCCCGTTTTCGAAGATTGGCTGCTATCCAGCCGGGTTGTAG
- a CDS encoding DUF4159 domain-containing protein: MKLAHIALVSAVMAASCVGVRAFQRVAEYGFGDDESPSYAKSEFYWSRLAYPVNTADMEEIGGFGHHGYWGFSAWSRDYPKADRQFLIAMHRLTRIDGRPTEQVVTLDSDEIFNYPWVYAVQVQMWSFNDAEAKRLREYLLKGGFLMVDDFHGTEDWENFMNGMRQVLPDRPVDDLQSGDEIFHTLYDVDDKMQIPGEQWIRTGRTYEKDGYQPKWRAIRDDKGRIMVAICHNMHLGDAWEWADDPNYPEPFASMAFRVGLDYILYGMTH; this comes from the coding sequence ATGAAGCTCGCGCACATCGCCCTGGTGTCGGCGGTCATGGCGGCTTCCTGTGTCGGCGTGCGGGCTTTCCAGCGTGTGGCGGAATATGGCTTCGGCGACGATGAATCCCCCTCGTATGCCAAGTCGGAGTTCTATTGGTCCCGCCTGGCCTACCCGGTCAACACTGCGGACATGGAAGAGATTGGTGGCTTTGGCCATCATGGTTACTGGGGGTTCAGTGCCTGGTCGCGAGATTATCCTAAAGCCGATCGCCAATTCCTGATTGCGATGCATCGGCTCACCCGCATCGACGGCCGGCCAACGGAACAAGTCGTCACGCTCGATTCGGATGAAATCTTCAACTATCCCTGGGTCTATGCCGTGCAGGTGCAGATGTGGTCTTTCAACGACGCCGAAGCCAAGCGCCTCCGTGAATACCTGCTGAAGGGAGGATTCCTCATGGTAGATGACTTTCACGGCACCGAGGACTGGGAGAATTTTATGAACGGGATGCGACAGGTGCTGCCTGACCGGCCGGTCGATGACCTGCAGAGCGGCGACGAGATCTTTCACACCCTCTATGACGTCGACGACAAGATGCAGATACCCGGTGAACAATGGATCCGCACCGGCCGTACCTACGAGAAAGACGGCTATCAGCCAAAGTGGCGCGCTATTCGCGACGATAAGGGGCGCATCATGGTGGCTATCTGCCACAACATGCATCTGGGGGACGCGTGGGAGTGGGCCGATGATCCCAACTATCCGGAGCCGTTCGCCTCGATGGCTTTCCGGGTCGGGTTGGATTACATCCTTTACGGCATGACCCATTAG
- a CDS encoding multicopper oxidase family protein yields the protein MMKRRDLLKLAGITLAGTGARRLPLLAQTGVAASPASVAPARKADYTLHIAPVTVELDRSHILSTIGYNGVAPGPVLRMREGKPVVVDVINDTDTPELVHWHGMLLPAELDGTGEEGSPPVPPHGRHRFELTPRPTGTRWYHSHAMAMDDLHKGSYTGQFGFVHVEGESDPGQYDQELFLALRDWEPFFTGTMEDDDDDSHDGPLLEKPPTLNTDPDGLEVGSVTYSINDKALGSGEPIRVREGQRVLIHFLNASAIENRRIALAGHKMRVIALDGNPVPSPQSLDSIFLGAGERVDVIIEMKNPGVWVLGATEKVVRESGLGVIVEYAGQHRQPLWTDPQKTAWDYTIFGAVNSNAPPPQQTLEMIFEKIPGGAGKFNSWLINGKPYPHEQEFVLQQGMRYRLVMRNRTDDAHPMHLHRHLWELAEINGKKTSGILKDTVIVPYYGRAVVDFTADQPGLSLFHCHIQQHMDYGFKALFRSA from the coding sequence ATGATGAAACGGCGCGACCTTCTCAAGCTTGCCGGCATCACTCTCGCCGGGACTGGTGCCAGGCGATTACCGCTGCTCGCGCAAACCGGCGTGGCGGCGAGTCCCGCCTCAGTCGCACCCGCGCGAAAGGCCGACTACACCCTTCATATTGCGCCGGTTACCGTCGAACTCGATCGATCGCACATCCTTTCGACGATCGGCTATAACGGCGTCGCGCCCGGACCGGTCCTGCGCATGCGCGAGGGCAAACCGGTCGTCGTTGACGTGATCAATGACACCGACACTCCGGAACTGGTTCACTGGCACGGCATGCTCCTGCCGGCGGAACTCGACGGAACCGGGGAAGAGGGCTCTCCGCCGGTCCCGCCGCACGGACGACATCGCTTTGAACTGACTCCTCGGCCGACTGGAACCCGCTGGTATCATTCGCACGCGATGGCCATGGACGACCTCCATAAGGGGTCCTATACCGGCCAGTTCGGCTTCGTTCACGTGGAGGGAGAAAGCGACCCGGGCCAGTACGATCAGGAGCTCTTTCTCGCGCTTCGCGACTGGGAGCCTTTCTTCACCGGCACCATGGAGGACGATGACGACGATAGCCACGATGGTCCGCTGCTCGAAAAACCGCCTACGCTGAACACCGACCCCGACGGCCTGGAAGTTGGCTCAGTAACTTACTCGATCAACGATAAGGCGCTCGGTTCCGGCGAGCCGATCCGAGTGCGCGAAGGGCAGCGGGTGCTGATCCATTTCCTGAACGCGAGCGCCATCGAGAACCGCAGAATCGCGCTCGCCGGCCACAAAATGAGGGTCATCGCGCTGGACGGAAACCCGGTGCCGTCGCCCCAGTCGCTCGACTCGATCTTCCTTGGAGCGGGCGAGCGCGTTGACGTCATCATCGAAATGAAGAATCCCGGAGTTTGGGTTCTGGGTGCAACCGAAAAAGTGGTTCGCGAATCCGGGCTGGGGGTAATTGTTGAGTATGCGGGGCAGCATCGTCAGCCGCTATGGACGGATCCCCAAAAGACCGCTTGGGACTACACCATCTTCGGCGCGGTCAACTCCAATGCACCGCCCCCTCAACAGACGCTGGAAATGATCTTTGAAAAAATTCCCGGCGGTGCGGGCAAATTCAACTCCTGGCTCATCAATGGCAAGCCATACCCCCACGAACAGGAATTCGTGCTGCAACAGGGCATGCGCTATCGACTGGTCATGCGCAACCGGACCGACGACGCGCATCCCATGCATCTTCATCGGCATCTTTGGGAGCTAGCCGAGATCAACGGGAAGAAGACCAGCGGCATCCTCAAGGATACGGTGATCGTCCCCTACTACGGCCGAGCGGTGGTGGATTTCACGGCCGATCAGCCGGGACTTTCGCTTTTTCACTGCCACATCCAGCAGCACATGGATTATGGATTCAAAGCGCTCTTCCGCTCCGCATGA
- a CDS encoding zinc-binding dehydrogenase, with protein MKSCPGGEFAVGSKVAALMGGLGRTINGSYAEYTRANVGGVVEIESSLPWEELAALPESYATAWTCLFRNLELTAGQTLLVRGATSSFGIAALNLAVEAGAKVIATTRSRDRFKKLEDLGVYRAELEGPELSTRIAEAKHIDAVLDLVGNSVILDSLRILRRGGRACLAGWLGGLAPIKEFNPLLQMASGVYLTFFGSFVFGTPGFPLSDVPLQEIAKKVEQGKFQAKPSRVFRFEDIRETHRLMEANEANGKLVVKL; from the coding sequence GTGAAGTCGTGCCCTGGCGGCGAGTTTGCGGTCGGAAGCAAGGTTGCCGCTCTCATGGGCGGTTTGGGACGAACCATCAATGGCAGCTACGCCGAATACACGCGCGCCAACGTTGGTGGCGTTGTTGAGATCGAGTCCAGTCTGCCATGGGAGGAACTCGCGGCCCTGCCTGAATCTTATGCGACCGCATGGACGTGCCTTTTCCGCAATCTGGAGCTTACGGCAGGACAGACGTTGCTAGTTCGCGGCGCCACATCCTCTTTCGGCATCGCCGCTCTTAACCTCGCGGTGGAAGCTGGAGCAAAGGTCATCGCCACAACTCGGAGTCGAGACCGCTTTAAGAAGCTGGAGGATCTTGGTGTCTATCGCGCAGAGTTGGAGGGTCCGGAACTCTCAACACGCATCGCCGAAGCTAAACACATTGACGCAGTTCTTGACCTGGTTGGTAACAGCGTCATTCTCGATTCGCTTCGCATTCTGCGTCGCGGAGGCCGAGCCTGTCTTGCCGGATGGCTCGGGGGGCTGGCTCCCATCAAGGAATTCAACCCGCTGCTACAGATGGCCAGTGGTGTCTATCTGACGTTCTTCGGTTCGTTTGTCTTTGGGACGCCGGGATTTCCTCTCTCCGATGTTCCCCTACAGGAAATTGCGAAGAAGGTGGAGCAAGGCAAGTTCCAGGCAAAACCCTCACGAGTGTTTCGCTTCGAAGATATTCGCGAGACGCATCGCTTGATGGAAGCCAATGAGGCGAATGGCAAGTTGGTCGTGAAACTTTGA
- a CDS encoding carboxymuconolactone decarboxylase family protein: protein MATVKLWTDEEVAAVPVVKAVFDDIRATRKSDSVNNFWRGLANHPDLLKRTWTSIKQVMIEPGALDPLTKELVYIAVSSANSCSYCVHSHTAAARAKGLSDEQYAEFLAVVGMATETNSLANSLQIPVDREFLLG, encoded by the coding sequence TTGGCCACTGTAAAGCTCTGGACCGACGAGGAAGTTGCAGCCGTCCCAGTGGTCAAGGCCGTGTTCGACGACATACGCGCTACGCGGAAGTCAGATTCTGTAAATAATTTCTGGCGTGGTCTCGCGAATCATCCTGACCTGCTAAAGCGAACCTGGACGAGTATCAAACAGGTGATGATTGAGCCGGGAGCTCTCGATCCGCTTACCAAGGAGCTGGTGTATATCGCGGTGTCCTCGGCGAACAGCTGCAGCTACTGCGTTCATTCGCACACAGCCGCGGCGCGGGCTAAGGGACTCTCGGACGAGCAGTACGCTGAGTTCCTGGCGGTCGTCGGGATGGCGACGGAAACGAATAGCCTTGCTAATTCGCTGCAGATTCCGGTGGATCGAGAGTTCCTTCTCGGTTAG
- a CDS encoding DUF4159 domain-containing protein: protein MTTSKKHWRRACALVAAAAVLGVLHAQRPFRQYPSVEGYESLPLPLDWQRPAEWTFARLMYPPGPLDGYSGRFDGDWREGLSLWTQDYPLADRSFAEAVRRLTRIDAKSVEQPVNLDDGDEIYNYPWLYAVQVGEWGLTQRQAEKLRDYLLRGGFFMADDFHGSEEETYFTKTMKMVFPDRPIVDIPNDDPIFHTVFDLDERYQIAGAEHLRTGYKKDGKVPRWQGIYDDKGRVMVAISLNSDIGDSWEWSNNPQYPQKFSDLGIRIGVNYVLYAMTH from the coding sequence ATGACGACGTCGAAGAAGCATTGGCGCCGCGCCTGCGCGCTCGTCGCAGCCGCGGCTGTACTTGGGGTTTTGCACGCTCAACGCCCCTTCCGACAGTACCCTTCGGTGGAGGGATACGAGAGCCTGCCGCTGCCGCTTGACTGGCAAAGACCGGCGGAATGGACCTTCGCCCGGCTGATGTACCCCCCTGGTCCACTCGATGGCTACAGCGGAAGATTCGACGGCGACTGGCGGGAAGGGCTGTCGCTCTGGACCCAAGACTATCCGCTGGCAGATCGCTCCTTCGCAGAGGCAGTCCGGCGCTTGACCCGGATCGACGCCAAGTCGGTGGAGCAGCCGGTGAACCTGGATGATGGCGATGAAATCTATAACTACCCCTGGCTCTATGCGGTCCAGGTTGGCGAATGGGGTCTGACCCAACGCCAGGCAGAAAAGCTTCGGGACTATTTGTTGCGCGGCGGTTTCTTTATGGCTGATGATTTTCATGGCTCGGAGGAAGAGACTTACTTCACCAAGACGATGAAGATGGTCTTCCCGGATCGGCCCATCGTGGATATTCCAAACGATGACCCGATCTTTCATACCGTCTTCGATCTCGACGAGCGTTATCAGATCGCCGGGGCGGAGCACTTGCGGACTGGTTACAAAAAAGACGGAAAGGTTCCGCGGTGGCAGGGCATCTACGACGACAAAGGCCGGGTCATGGTCGCTATTTCGCTGAATTCAGACATTGGCGATTCCTGGGAGTGGTCAAATAACCCGCAGTATCCGCAAAAATTCTCCGACCTCGGTATACGCATTGGCGTGAATTATGTCTTGTATGCGATGACCCATTGA
- a CDS encoding glutamine amidotransferase → MSIFQLLFKYPVPVFTKGRLVLLSAWPGWLLPVLIVVAAGGLALLIGSRLRAAAPKLRGRRTWALWAMQSAVITLLLLLLWQPAMLVDELSSQQNIIAVVVDDSRSMNIADNDGRTREAAAIAALENGVLAGLKQRFQTRIYRLDSELKRVDGTSQIAPTATATHLGDGLKQLVAETSDLPVGAVVLLSDGSENTTGMGSSSISRDTIQALRNRRLPVHTIGFGKEKYAHDVEIEDVNVAAGAVSNARTACTVSFTQNGYEGQKATLVVREGDKTLAAHPVNLARDGEVQAEPLFFSAGAAGAKNLSFAIEPLPGEQNLGNNTIWRPILVSDQKRRILYVEGEPRWEFKFIRRAEDDDPTVQIVSMLRTSENKIYRQGISDPSELADGFPVHPEDLFSYAGIIIGSVDADYFTPLQQELLREYVDRRGGGVLFLGGRSSLSDGGWGASSLNELLPTFLPSGRSNFHRNPATVELTSAGVDSPVTRLLDDPVKNADRWKKLTYLADYEDAGSPKPGATVLAEMNVSRHKLPLLVTQNYGHGRTAVLATGGTWRWQMSEALGDPSHDLFWQQLLRWLVADSPGPVTASMPDRSLMDEGQLHLTAQVRTRDFQPAVNAPVTAHLLGPEGINAMIDLAPSQETPGSYQADWSAEKPGAYLAEVTAHSAASQPQELGRDVLTFQREDGIAENFHTQQNRQLLEELSSQTGGRYWKPSDLKDLPRNISYSPAGISVRSTKELWNMPIVFLLLIGLPIAEWLLRRKWGVV, encoded by the coding sequence GTGAGTATCTTCCAATTATTGTTCAAGTATCCAGTTCCGGTCTTTACCAAAGGTCGGCTGGTTCTACTCAGCGCGTGGCCTGGATGGTTGTTGCCGGTGTTGATCGTAGTGGCCGCCGGAGGTCTCGCGCTCTTGATCGGCTCAAGGTTGCGTGCTGCCGCGCCCAAGCTGCGCGGCCGGCGCACCTGGGCACTTTGGGCGATGCAGTCGGCGGTGATAACGTTGCTGCTCCTGTTGCTCTGGCAGCCCGCAATGCTGGTCGACGAGTTAAGTTCGCAGCAGAACATCATCGCGGTAGTTGTTGACGACTCGCGCAGTATGAATATTGCAGACAATGACGGCAGGACGCGCGAGGCGGCGGCGATAGCGGCGCTTGAGAACGGTGTGCTCGCCGGCCTCAAGCAACGCTTCCAGACACGCATCTATCGCTTGGACAGCGAGTTAAAGCGTGTCGATGGAACATCCCAAATTGCGCCTACTGCAACCGCTACGCACCTTGGGGACGGCCTGAAGCAACTCGTCGCCGAAACATCGGACTTGCCTGTCGGGGCCGTCGTGCTGCTCTCGGATGGCAGTGAAAACACCACCGGTATGGGCAGTTCGAGCATCAGTCGCGACACCATCCAGGCGCTGCGAAATCGCCGTCTGCCGGTGCATACGATCGGCTTTGGCAAGGAGAAGTACGCGCATGACGTCGAAATCGAAGATGTGAATGTGGCGGCGGGCGCAGTATCGAATGCGCGCACGGCCTGCACCGTGAGCTTCACCCAGAACGGCTATGAGGGACAGAAAGCGACGCTGGTGGTTCGTGAAGGAGACAAGACTCTCGCAGCCCACCCTGTGAATCTCGCTCGCGACGGTGAGGTCCAGGCAGAGCCACTGTTCTTCTCCGCCGGAGCTGCAGGGGCGAAGAATTTAAGCTTCGCCATTGAGCCTCTCCCGGGCGAGCAGAACCTCGGCAACAACACGATCTGGCGGCCCATTCTGGTAAGCGATCAGAAGCGGCGCATCCTCTATGTTGAGGGCGAGCCGCGCTGGGAGTTCAAGTTTATTCGCCGCGCCGAAGACGATGACCCGACCGTGCAGATCGTCTCCATGCTGCGCACCAGCGAAAACAAGATCTACCGGCAAGGCATCAGCGATCCAAGCGAACTGGCGGATGGCTTTCCGGTTCACCCTGAGGATTTGTTCAGTTATGCCGGCATCATCATCGGCTCGGTTGATGCAGACTATTTCACCCCGCTGCAACAGGAGCTGCTGCGCGAATATGTCGATCGCCGCGGCGGCGGAGTGCTCTTTCTGGGCGGCCGATCCTCCCTGAGTGATGGTGGCTGGGGGGCATCAAGCCTCAACGAGCTGCTGCCTACCTTCTTGCCCTCGGGACGCAGCAATTTCCATCGCAATCCAGCTACCGTGGAGTTGACCTCGGCGGGCGTCGACTCGCCCGTCACGCGTCTGTTGGATGATCCCGTAAAGAACGCCGATCGCTGGAAGAAGCTCACCTACCTCGCCGATTATGAGGATGCTGGCTCTCCCAAGCCGGGCGCTACCGTGCTCGCGGAGATGAACGTCTCCCGTCATAAACTCCCACTCTTGGTCACGCAGAACTATGGCCACGGCCGCACCGCCGTGTTGGCGACCGGTGGCACCTGGCGCTGGCAGATGAGCGAGGCCCTGGGTGATCCATCGCACGATCTCTTCTGGCAGCAGCTTCTGCGCTGGCTGGTCGCCGACTCGCCAGGGCCGGTAACCGCGTCCATGCCAGACCGCAGCCTCATGGATGAGGGCCAGCTCCATCTGACCGCTCAGGTGCGCACCCGCGATTTTCAGCCAGCCGTCAATGCGCCCGTGACCGCCCATCTTCTCGGCCCCGAAGGCATCAACGCGATGATCGATCTGGCTCCCTCGCAGGAGACGCCAGGTTCATACCAGGCGGATTGGAGCGCGGAGAAGCCGGGGGCTTATCTCGCCGAAGTCACCGCCCATTCCGCCGCCAGCCAGCCCCAGGAGCTTGGCCGCGACGTGTTGACCTTCCAGCGCGAAGACGGCATCGCAGAGAATTTTCACACCCAGCAAAATCGTCAGCTACTCGAAGAGCTCTCCTCTCAGACTGGAGGACGATACTGGAAACCGTCCGACTTGAAGGACCTGCCCCGCAACATCTCCTATTCGCCGGCAGGCATCTCCGTCCGCAGCACCAAGGAGCTGTGGAACATGCCGATTGTCTTTCTTCTGCTGATCGGTCTGCCGATAGCTGAGTGGCTTTTACGCCGCAAGTGGGGTGTGGTGTGA
- a CDS encoding zinc-dependent alcohol dehydrogenase family protein, translating into MSSTVKIVRFHKTGPAEVLQFDELPLPEPGPGEIRLRVKTLGLNRAEVMFRNGQYLETPLPPSKNGYEAAGIIEAAGPGVDTSWIGKTVSTVPGTFKLNDHGVYGEVAIVPLHGIAEYPSNLSYEQGASIWMQYLTAYGALIWLGKVVKGDFVIITAASSSVGIAAIEMVKVEGAISIAVTRTRAKEAELLNRGADHVIVTDEEDLVARVNDITSGRGARIVFDPIGGKLLELLAVAAAPKGIIFEYGALAPEPTPYPLFTALAKALTVRAYTLFELTPDPVFPEAKQYIFDHLASGAFKPLIDKTFPFAEIVEAHRYMESNAQIGKIVVTL; encoded by the coding sequence ATGTCCAGCACAGTCAAGATCGTTCGCTTCCATAAAACCGGCCCGGCCGAAGTCCTTCAATTCGACGAACTCCCGCTACCTGAGCCTGGCCCGGGTGAGATCCGTCTCCGTGTCAAAACTCTCGGATTGAACCGCGCTGAGGTCATGTTTCGAAACGGTCAATACCTCGAGACACCTCTCCCTCCGTCCAAGAACGGCTACGAAGCCGCAGGCATCATCGAAGCCGCAGGGCCTGGTGTCGATACCAGTTGGATCGGGAAAACCGTCAGCACGGTTCCAGGAACCTTCAAACTCAACGACCATGGAGTCTACGGCGAAGTTGCTATTGTCCCTCTACATGGAATCGCCGAATACCCCTCAAATCTCTCGTACGAACAGGGAGCGTCCATCTGGATGCAGTACCTCACCGCGTACGGCGCGCTCATTTGGCTTGGCAAAGTTGTCAAAGGGGATTTCGTCATCATCACCGCTGCCAGCAGCAGTGTAGGCATAGCTGCCATCGAGATGGTCAAGGTAGAGGGCGCCATCAGCATCGCCGTCACCCGCACCCGAGCCAAAGAAGCTGAGCTGCTCAACCGCGGAGCAGACCATGTCATCGTAACCGATGAGGAAGATCTGGTGGCCCGCGTCAACGACATCACCTCGGGAAGAGGCGCGCGCATCGTCTTCGATCCCATCGGGGGAAAACTCCTCGAATTGCTCGCCGTCGCCGCAGCGCCCAAGGGAATCATCTTCGAATACGGTGCCCTGGCGCCTGAGCCAACCCCTTACCCGCTCTTCACGGCGCTTGCCAAGGCCCTCACCGTCCGGGCCTACACTCTCTTTGAGCTGACACCCGATCCAGTGTTCCCCGAGGCGAAGCAATACATCTTCGACCATCTTGCTTCAGGTGCTTTCAAGCCTCTCATCGATAAGACATTTCCTTTCGCTGAGATCGTCGAAGCTCATCGCTATATGGAGTCGAACGCTCAGATCGGGAAGATCGTCGTTACTCTATGA
- a CDS encoding SDR family oxidoreductase has protein sequence MTNNSVAIVTGASQGIGRATALRLAHDFSAVVVVARNNDELEKTASAVHSAGAQSLIYALDLREPQSAEILVAGTLERFGRIDALLNIAGAVPQIDLFEMTDAQWDDGMALKLHGARRLTVKAWEALKASNGSVVLISGSAALDPKPGFAAVAAVNAAIIALAKAFAEQGIKDGVQVNSVVPGAVMTGRRRSFLEHWALEHRVSVEEAMKQFPEKAGIARYGTPEEIADLMAYLVSPAAKWMTGTSVRMDGGETKGI, from the coding sequence ATGACAAACAATTCCGTCGCAATCGTCACCGGCGCGAGCCAAGGCATCGGTCGCGCCACCGCGTTGCGTTTAGCGCACGATTTCTCAGCTGTTGTCGTTGTAGCAAGAAACAACGACGAATTGGAGAAGACTGCTTCCGCAGTCCACTCCGCTGGTGCACAGTCTCTGATCTATGCGCTCGACCTGCGTGAACCTCAGTCGGCTGAAATCCTCGTCGCGGGTACCCTCGAACGGTTTGGCCGAATCGATGCTTTGCTCAATATTGCCGGCGCTGTCCCTCAGATCGACCTGTTCGAGATGACCGATGCGCAATGGGATGATGGCATGGCGCTTAAGCTACATGGCGCGCGCCGCCTGACGGTGAAAGCCTGGGAAGCGCTGAAAGCTTCAAACGGATCGGTAGTGTTGATCTCCGGAAGCGCGGCCCTTGATCCTAAGCCGGGTTTCGCCGCGGTGGCTGCGGTCAACGCCGCCATAATTGCCCTCGCCAAGGCTTTTGCCGAACAGGGTATTAAAGATGGGGTCCAGGTCAACAGCGTCGTTCCAGGCGCGGTGATGACCGGCCGTCGCCGCTCTTTCCTTGAACACTGGGCTCTGGAACACCGCGTGAGCGTGGAGGAGGCCATGAAGCAGTTTCCTGAAAAGGCCGGGATCGCTCGCTACGGCACACCCGAAGAGATCGCGGACCTGATGGCCTATCTGGTGTCGCCCGCAGCGAAGTGGATGACAGGAACTTCCGTGCGCATGGACGGTGGCGAGACCAAAGGCATCTAG
- a CDS encoding alpha/beta fold hydrolase, translating to MSTVLPKFAIPVTSVHRVEVDGVDVFYRRAGDTNAPVVLLLHGFPTSSFMFRELIPRLAERFQVIAPDLPGFGFTTVPEKRAYRYSFDGLAHTLEAFTDALGLTRYAIYVFDYGAPTGFRLAMHHPERVTAIISQNGNAYEEGLGDAWGPIRKYWSAPTEENREVIRQNILTPEGTRWQYTHGVTNPESIAPESYTLDAALLERPGNKEIQLDLFLDYASNVKLYPKFQEYFRKSNPPLLAIWGKNDPFFIPAGAEAFRKDLPDAQVKFLDTGHFAIETHLVEIASAMEDFLDKEFSR from the coding sequence ATGAGTACCGTTCTTCCTAAGTTCGCAATACCTGTGACCTCCGTTCATAGGGTTGAAGTAGATGGGGTCGACGTATTCTACCGGAGGGCGGGCGACACAAATGCGCCGGTCGTGCTCTTGTTGCATGGCTTCCCTACATCTTCGTTCATGTTTCGCGAGCTGATTCCTCGTCTCGCGGAGCGCTTCCAAGTGATCGCACCAGACCTGCCCGGCTTTGGGTTCACGACGGTACCTGAAAAACGAGCTTATAGGTATTCATTCGACGGATTAGCGCACACTCTGGAGGCTTTCACTGACGCCCTCGGTCTCACCCGCTATGCAATTTACGTCTTCGATTATGGAGCACCCACAGGCTTCCGTCTCGCGATGCACCACCCGGAGCGGGTGACGGCCATCATTTCGCAGAACGGCAATGCTTACGAAGAGGGACTGGGCGACGCCTGGGGCCCGATCAGGAAATATTGGTCAGCGCCGACCGAAGAAAATCGGGAAGTCATCCGCCAAAACATCTTGACTCCAGAAGGCACCCGCTGGCAATACACACACGGAGTAACAAATCCGGAATCCATTGCGCCCGAATCCTACACCTTGGATGCCGCGTTGCTCGAACGCCCGGGAAACAAGGAGATTCAGCTCGATCTATTCCTCGACTACGCATCGAACGTGAAACTTTACCCCAAGTTTCAGGAATATTTTCGCAAGTCAAACCCGCCCTTACTGGCGATCTGGGGCAAGAACGATCCCTTCTTCATTCCTGCGGGAGCGGAGGCCTTCCGAAAAGATTTGCCAGACGCGCAGGTTAAGTTCCTGGATACTGGTCACTTCGCGATTGAGACCCACCTTGTGGAGATCGCTTCTGCTATGGAGGATTTTCTTGATAAGGAGTTTTCGCGATGA
- a CDS encoding DUF417 family protein: MKTLVTPEMHEVSRAQAKSKLTQLAAWTHERNLPFLITSVGMIVMLLWAGSYKMTAPGAEGIVPLVSNSPLISWHFKVFGPYIGSDLIGLTEMVAAALIIAGYWRPKAGIIGGLIASVMFFTTSTMVITTPGAIISVHGMRYMSFLGLFLFKDVISLGVSFYLISYFGKQAILAENKG; the protein is encoded by the coding sequence ATGAAAACTCTAGTTACTCCAGAAATGCACGAGGTTTCTCGCGCACAAGCCAAGAGCAAGCTAACCCAATTGGCAGCATGGACGCACGAGCGAAATCTGCCATTTCTGATCACCAGCGTCGGCATGATTGTCATGCTGCTTTGGGCTGGATCCTACAAAATGACTGCGCCCGGAGCCGAAGGTATCGTTCCCTTGGTCTCGAATAGCCCGCTGATCAGCTGGCACTTCAAAGTGTTCGGTCCCTATATCGGCTCCGATCTCATCGGGCTTACCGAGATGGTCGCCGCCGCATTGATCATCGCGGGGTATTGGCGACCTAAAGCCGGTATCATTGGCGGCCTGATCGCATCAGTCATGTTCTTTACAACCAGCACAATGGTCATCACGACTCCAGGCGCAATTATTTCTGTTCATGGGATGAGATACATGAGCTTCCTGGGCCTGTTTCTCTTCAAGGATGTTATCTCGCTCGGAGTTTCGTTCTACTTGATCAGCTACTTCGGGAAACAGGCCATTCTGGCGGAAAATAAGGGCTGA
- a CDS encoding alpha/beta fold hydrolase, which produces MTSSPQAGTVVLVHGAWADGSCWSNVVLPLIGKGFHVTAAPLPLTTLAEDTDILHRAIERAIGPVVLVGHAYAGAVIAAVQDDRVKSLVYIAALAPDEGETVADVFYRTPSHPQAPQLAPDSYGLIWMPGEGFGNAVAHQATADQLAIMAAVQRPISVNCIQEKAPVPQWKTKPSWYLIAEDDRMINPKTQRFMAGRMNATIRSHTVDHTPMYSAPDKVIDIVLEAANATLS; this is translated from the coding sequence ATGACATCTTCTCCTCAAGCGGGCACGGTCGTACTGGTGCACGGAGCCTGGGCTGATGGATCTTGTTGGAGCAACGTCGTTCTTCCTTTGATAGGTAAAGGATTTCACGTGACGGCAGCGCCACTTCCCCTCACAACTCTCGCCGAGGACACGGACATTCTTCATCGTGCGATCGAAAGGGCCATCGGTCCGGTGGTTCTCGTCGGACACGCGTATGCGGGGGCAGTGATCGCTGCAGTTCAAGACGATCGAGTGAAGTCACTGGTGTACATCGCGGCGCTAGCGCCTGATGAGGGAGAGACTGTCGCGGATGTCTTTTACCGTACGCCGTCCCATCCCCAGGCTCCGCAACTCGCTCCCGATTCGTATGGCCTGATATGGATGCCTGGAGAGGGATTCGGCAATGCGGTGGCCCACCAAGCGACTGCCGATCAGCTAGCCATTATGGCGGCGGTGCAGCGGCCAATCTCGGTGAACTGCATCCAGGAGAAGGCGCCGGTTCCGCAGTGGAAGACAAAGCCCTCATGGTATCTGATTGCAGAGGACGACCGCATGATCAATCCAAAGACTCAGCGGTTCATGGCTGGCCGAATGAACGCAACCATACGCTCGCACACCGTGGACCACACTCCTATGTACAGCGCTCCGGACAAAGTTATAGACATCGTCCTTGAAGCCGCTAACGCAACGCTTTCGTAG